One part of the Stigmatella aurantiaca genome encodes these proteins:
- a CDS encoding glycosyltransferase: MEAHVQTLAQAQAALGTRVEVLCINHSAEGEGFSHEFRGRSATREEWDGPVRVTRLGRWASLLRMDVLPELVPELVRALSRGVDILHVHTPNPTMVLALDALPWLPTVVVTHHSDVIRQRVAGALFRPFEMLLYTRARRVLATSEAYVGGSSLLKRFRRKVRALPLGVDLAPWLSPSPAALEAEARWRGQDDAPLWVMVGRLVYYKGLFTALEALAKVPGRLLVVGVGPLEQEGRSRARELGVEDRVTWAGYLSPEELAGAYRASTALWFPSNARSEAYGLSQIEAMASGKPVINTAIPHSGVAWVSLHEQTGLTVPVGDAWALAKAARRLLEEPGLAERLGRAARERAQSEFQHTVMAEHSLSLYAEALRSSSAAVRQDKAVREERP, encoded by the coding sequence ATGGAGGCGCACGTCCAGACGCTCGCGCAAGCCCAGGCGGCGCTGGGGACGCGCGTCGAGGTGCTGTGCATCAACCACTCGGCCGAGGGCGAGGGCTTCAGCCACGAGTTCCGGGGCCGCAGCGCCACCCGCGAGGAGTGGGATGGGCCCGTGCGCGTGACGCGCCTGGGGCGCTGGGCCTCGCTGCTGCGCATGGATGTGTTGCCGGAGCTGGTGCCCGAGCTGGTGCGGGCGCTCTCCCGCGGCGTGGACATCCTCCACGTGCACACGCCCAACCCCACCATGGTGCTGGCGCTGGATGCGCTGCCCTGGCTGCCCACGGTGGTTGTCACCCACCACAGTGACGTCATCCGTCAGCGGGTGGCCGGCGCGCTCTTCCGGCCCTTCGAGATGCTGCTGTACACGCGCGCCCGCCGGGTGCTGGCCACCAGCGAGGCGTATGTGGGGGGCTCGTCCCTGCTCAAGCGCTTCCGCCGGAAGGTGCGCGCGTTGCCGCTGGGCGTGGACTTGGCCCCCTGGCTCTCGCCGTCCCCCGCGGCCCTGGAGGCCGAGGCCCGCTGGCGCGGCCAGGACGATGCGCCGCTCTGGGTGATGGTGGGCCGGCTCGTCTATTACAAGGGGCTCTTCACCGCCCTGGAGGCCCTGGCCAAGGTGCCGGGCCGGTTGCTAGTGGTGGGCGTGGGGCCGCTGGAGCAGGAGGGCCGGAGCCGGGCCCGGGAGCTGGGCGTCGAGGACCGGGTGACGTGGGCCGGGTACCTGTCGCCGGAGGAGCTTGCCGGCGCGTACCGGGCTTCGACTGCCCTCTGGTTTCCGAGCAACGCCCGCAGCGAGGCCTACGGGCTGTCGCAGATCGAAGCCATGGCGAGCGGCAAGCCCGTCATCAACACCGCCATTCCCCACTCGGGGGTGGCGTGGGTGAGCCTGCATGAGCAGACAGGGCTCACCGTGCCGGTGGGCGATGCGTGGGCGCTGGCGAAGGCCGCCCGGCGTCTGCTGGAGGAGCCAGGGCTGGCCGAGCGGTTAGGGCGCGCGGCGCGCGAGCGGGCCCAGTCCGAGTTCCAGCACACGGTGATGGCCGAGCACAGCCTCTCGCTCTATGCCGAGGCCCTGCGGTCCTCCTCCGCCGCCGTCCGTCAGGACAAGGCCGTGCGGGAGGAGAGGCCGTGA
- a CDS encoding glycosyltransferase: MSGPDAGSSPPRSRDTVLHVHSGNLYGGVESFLRTLAREQRGAPGPTHAFALCFEGRMSQELREAGASVSVLGGARVSRPWSVWRARGALAELLRRERYSAVVCHSPWSQAIFGPVVRSAGLPLVFFQHDALEGKHWLERWARVTPPDLSISNSRFTAGTLRNVYPHIPGKVRYLPVVPPVSVSSGEERARVRAELGTGANDVVIIQACRMEAWKGHRLLLEALGRLRQVPGWVLWVAGGAQRPYEARYLEGLEALASELGIRERVRFLGQRSDVPRLLRAADIHCQPNLGPEPFGIAFIEALQARLPVVTTAMGGPLEIVDSSCGVLVAPEPEPLAEALRRLMAAPEERQRLGAAGPARATALCEPNVFFQGLAEDFQSLAARGHR; this comes from the coding sequence GTGAGCGGACCGGACGCCGGGTCCTCGCCGCCGCGCTCCAGGGACACCGTTCTCCACGTCCACAGCGGCAACCTGTATGGCGGGGTGGAGTCGTTTCTGCGGACGCTGGCCCGGGAGCAGCGCGGCGCGCCCGGCCCCACCCATGCCTTCGCGCTCTGCTTCGAAGGCCGGATGAGCCAGGAGCTGCGGGAGGCAGGGGCCTCCGTGTCCGTGCTGGGCGGGGCGCGGGTGAGCCGTCCCTGGTCGGTGTGGCGGGCCCGGGGAGCGCTCGCGGAGCTGCTGCGGCGCGAGCGGTATTCGGCGGTGGTGTGCCATTCGCCCTGGTCCCAGGCCATTTTTGGTCCGGTGGTGCGCTCTGCGGGGCTGCCGCTCGTCTTCTTCCAGCATGACGCGCTGGAGGGAAAGCACTGGCTGGAGCGGTGGGCCCGGGTGACGCCGCCGGACCTGAGCATCTCCAACAGCCGGTTCACGGCGGGGACTCTGCGCAACGTCTACCCGCACATTCCGGGCAAGGTGCGCTACCTGCCCGTGGTGCCCCCCGTGTCCGTGAGCAGCGGCGAGGAGCGGGCCCGGGTGCGCGCCGAGCTGGGCACGGGCGCGAACGACGTCGTCATCATCCAGGCCTGCCGCATGGAGGCCTGGAAGGGCCACCGGTTGCTCCTGGAGGCGCTCGGGCGCCTGCGGCAGGTGCCGGGCTGGGTGCTCTGGGTGGCTGGCGGGGCGCAGCGCCCCTACGAGGCGCGGTACCTGGAGGGGCTGGAGGCCCTGGCGTCCGAGCTGGGCATCCGGGAGCGGGTGCGGTTCCTGGGGCAGCGCTCGGATGTGCCGCGGCTGCTGCGCGCGGCGGACATCCACTGTCAGCCCAACCTGGGGCCCGAGCCTTTCGGCATCGCCTTCATCGAGGCCCTGCAGGCCCGGCTGCCCGTGGTCACCACCGCCATGGGCGGGCCGCTGGAGATTGTCGACAGCTCCTGTGGCGTGCTCGTCGCGCCCGAGCCTGAGCCCCTGGCCGAGGCCCTGCGGCGGCTGATGGCGGCGCCCGAGGAGCGGCAGCGGCTGGGGGCCGCGGGGCCCGCGCGCGCCACGGCGCTCTGTGAGCCCAACGTGTTCTTCCAGGGACTGGCCGAGGACTTTCAGTCCCTGGCCGCGCGAGGCCACCGATGA
- a CDS encoding O-antigen ligase family protein, translating to MKGLGGSFQGPRPLQGPGVLNQRYVRRVPPSGAAAPEAVSEAPAAPAPQVRKGLLSSSALVPLFIAVQILTQLALLWEVLAPLRMIFRIFSFGASLVLLAIVPGEKLRHPALPFALAAMAVTALNILHPQTSSLLAGAAQLGIQFSVLAPLIWVTRLRIDAQALRRTLGLLFLFNAASAALGVLQVYYPGQFQPAMSAVIESMGEAYTQSLQFVGPSGERIFRPFGLTDTPGGATTGAFYAVLLGSGFLLSSKKGLIRWVSLGGIFLGIVSLYLCQVRASAVMLLVCMMAIVGVLALNGRLLRMTKLIAVVGGFAIAGFGWAATMGGDAVTSRWNSLFEEEAGDVYYSNRGRFLDSAFTHYLPEYPLGAGFGRYGMANAYFGDNSDPERPPLWVEIQWAGWILDGGIFVLVLYPLALLATLFWSLRLASSKDDEHEFWLWGSILFGFNLGAIAITFSYPFFMSQTGMVFWLLNAALFGAHHHARQQARASLPNETLHAHRR from the coding sequence ATGAAAGGGCTGGGCGGGTCCTTCCAGGGCCCCCGGCCGCTTCAGGGACCGGGGGTGCTGAATCAGCGGTATGTCCGCCGCGTTCCCCCGTCCGGGGCCGCCGCGCCCGAGGCCGTGAGCGAGGCGCCCGCCGCGCCGGCGCCGCAGGTCCGCAAGGGCCTGCTCTCCTCGAGCGCCCTGGTGCCGCTCTTCATCGCCGTGCAGATCCTCACCCAGCTCGCCTTGCTGTGGGAGGTGCTCGCCCCGCTGCGGATGATCTTCCGCATCTTCTCGTTCGGGGCGAGCCTGGTGCTGCTGGCCATCGTGCCCGGCGAGAAGCTGCGGCACCCCGCCTTGCCCTTCGCGCTGGCGGCCATGGCCGTCACCGCGCTGAACATCCTCCACCCCCAGACGAGCAGCCTGCTGGCGGGCGCGGCCCAACTGGGCATCCAGTTCTCCGTCCTCGCGCCGCTCATCTGGGTCACCCGGCTGCGCATCGACGCGCAGGCCCTGCGGCGCACGCTGGGGCTGCTCTTCCTGTTCAACGCGGCGAGCGCGGCCCTGGGCGTGTTGCAGGTCTACTACCCGGGTCAGTTCCAGCCCGCCATGTCGGCCGTCATCGAGAGCATGGGCGAGGCCTACACCCAGAGCCTCCAGTTCGTGGGCCCCAGCGGCGAGCGCATCTTCCGGCCCTTCGGGCTCACCGACACGCCCGGCGGCGCCACCACGGGAGCCTTCTACGCCGTGCTGCTCGGCAGCGGCTTTCTGCTCAGCTCGAAGAAGGGTCTCATCCGCTGGGTGAGCCTGGGCGGCATCTTCCTGGGCATCGTCAGCCTCTACCTGTGCCAGGTGCGCGCCAGCGCGGTGATGTTGCTGGTGTGCATGATGGCCATCGTCGGGGTGCTGGCGCTCAATGGCCGGCTCCTGCGGATGACCAAGCTCATCGCCGTGGTGGGTGGCTTCGCCATCGCGGGCTTCGGGTGGGCCGCCACCATGGGGGGCGATGCCGTCACCAGCCGCTGGAACTCGCTCTTCGAGGAAGAGGCGGGCGACGTCTATTACAGCAACCGCGGGCGCTTCCTCGACAGCGCCTTCACGCACTACCTGCCGGAGTATCCCCTGGGCGCGGGGTTCGGCCGCTACGGGATGGCCAACGCCTACTTCGGCGACAACAGCGATCCGGAACGGCCGCCCCTGTGGGTGGAGATTCAGTGGGCAGGCTGGATTCTGGATGGCGGCATCTTCGTGCTGGTGCTCTATCCGCTGGCGCTGCTCGCCACGCTGTTCTGGTCCTTGCGGCTCGCCTCCAGCAAGGACGATGAACACGAGTTCTGGCTCTGGGGCAGCATCCTCTTTGGCTTCAACCTGGGCGCCATCGCCATCACCTTCAGCTACCCGTTCTTCATGAGCCAGACGGGCATGGTGTTCTGGCTGCTCAACGCCGCCCTCTTCGGCGCCCACCACCACGCGCGTCAGCAGGCCCGTGCCTCCCTTCCGAATGAGACCCTACACGCTCATCGCCGGTGA
- a CDS encoding glycosyltransferase family 4 protein gives MRPYTLIAGDFVATGGMDRANLALASHLAQRGHPVRLVAHRIADELRALPNVRFIEVPKPAGAYLLGEPLLDAAGRLWALRTLAEGGEVVANGGNCTVPAVNWIHYVHGAYASEASGTPLRQLKARVSQHYYRYTERRAVRRARLVIANSQRTRDDILQATGIPAGRVHVVYLGSEPERFQPASPEARQAARAALGWAGPRRIALFVGALGDRRKGFDSLLAAWERLCAHELWDVDLKVVGQGPQRAHWEREVQARGLGARIQFLGFRKDVPTLLSAADLLVSPTRYEPYGLGVQEALCAGLPVLVSRRAGVAERYPEALQELLLDDPDDVAELVRRLESWRAREALLAPHVAALSGTLRAWTWERMAVELVDLLERGRAP, from the coding sequence ATGAGACCCTACACGCTCATCGCCGGTGACTTCGTCGCCACCGGCGGCATGGACCGGGCCAACCTGGCCCTGGCCAGCCACCTCGCTCAGCGCGGCCACCCCGTCCGGCTCGTGGCCCACCGCATCGCCGACGAGCTGCGGGCCCTGCCCAACGTGCGCTTCATTGAGGTGCCCAAGCCCGCCGGGGCGTACCTGCTCGGCGAGCCGCTGCTGGATGCCGCCGGGCGCCTCTGGGCCCTGCGCACCCTGGCGGAAGGCGGCGAGGTGGTGGCCAACGGCGGCAACTGCACGGTGCCCGCCGTCAATTGGATCCACTATGTCCACGGGGCCTACGCCTCCGAGGCCAGCGGCACGCCCTTGCGCCAGCTCAAGGCCCGGGTGAGCCAGCACTACTATCGTTATACCGAGCGCCGCGCCGTGCGCCGGGCCCGCCTCGTCATCGCCAACTCCCAGCGCACGCGGGACGACATCCTCCAGGCCACGGGCATCCCCGCCGGGCGCGTCCACGTCGTCTACCTGGGAAGTGAGCCGGAGCGCTTTCAGCCGGCCTCCCCGGAGGCACGGCAGGCCGCGCGGGCGGCACTGGGCTGGGCCGGGCCGCGCCGGATTGCCCTGTTCGTGGGTGCGCTCGGAGACCGGCGCAAGGGCTTCGATTCGCTCCTGGCTGCCTGGGAGCGCCTGTGCGCGCACGAGCTGTGGGACGTGGACCTCAAGGTGGTGGGCCAGGGGCCGCAGCGGGCGCACTGGGAGCGCGAAGTCCAGGCACGCGGCCTGGGCGCACGCATCCAGTTCCTCGGCTTTCGCAAGGACGTGCCCACGCTCCTGTCCGCCGCGGATCTGCTCGTCTCTCCCACGCGCTATGAGCCGTACGGGCTGGGCGTTCAGGAGGCCCTGTGCGCGGGGCTCCCCGTGCTGGTGAGCCGGCGGGCGGGGGTGGCGGAGCGGTACCCGGAGGCCCTCCAGGAGTTGCTCCTGGACGACCCGGATGATGTGGCGGAGCTGGTCCGGCGGCTGGAGTCCTGGCGGGCGCGGGAGGCCCTTCTGGCGCCGCACGTCGCGGCGCTGTCCGGGACGCTGCGCGCCTGGACCTGGGAGCGCATGGCGGTGGAGCTCGTGGACCTGCTGGAGCGCGGCCGGGCGCCGTAG
- a CDS encoding glycosyltransferase family 4 protein yields MKTPRQLVTISHSYVVTLNRRLANEMARVGAGRWDVKAVAPRSFQGDLSPLKLQREPGEPSQVEAVRALFSRSAHAFLYGPELRTLLTNRVSLVHSWEEPYVLAGAEVALLTPRRVPLVFSTAQNLPKRYPPPFAQLEPWVVSRSAGWVAFGETVKQNLLARPGYAGRPARAIPMGVDVELFQPDRAMGAAFLRELGWEQEGPPVVGYLGRFVTEKGVELLRNALERLQTPWRALFVGGGPMEASLRAWGERQGGRVRVVTGVPHARVPQALNAMDVLCAPSQTIPRWKEQFGRMLAEGFACGVPVLGSDSGEIPHTMGDAGRVLPEADVAAWTAALAELLESPEKRRELSARGRERATTRFAWSAVAREHLDFFESVLG; encoded by the coding sequence GTGAAGACGCCTCGTCAGCTTGTCACCATCTCCCATTCCTATGTCGTCACGCTGAACCGGCGCCTGGCCAACGAGATGGCGCGCGTGGGAGCGGGCCGTTGGGACGTGAAGGCCGTGGCGCCCCGCTCCTTTCAAGGAGACCTGAGCCCGCTGAAGCTCCAGCGGGAGCCGGGCGAGCCGAGCCAGGTGGAGGCGGTGCGCGCGCTGTTCAGCCGCTCGGCGCACGCCTTCCTCTACGGGCCCGAGCTGCGCACGTTGCTCACGAACAGGGTGAGCCTGGTGCACTCCTGGGAGGAACCCTACGTGCTGGCGGGAGCGGAGGTGGCGCTGCTCACGCCCCGGCGCGTGCCCCTCGTCTTCTCCACCGCGCAGAACCTGCCCAAGCGCTACCCGCCTCCGTTCGCACAGTTGGAGCCCTGGGTGGTGTCCCGCTCGGCGGGCTGGGTGGCCTTCGGCGAAACGGTGAAGCAGAACCTGCTCGCCCGTCCGGGCTACGCGGGCCGTCCCGCCCGCGCCATCCCCATGGGCGTGGACGTGGAGCTGTTCCAGCCCGACCGGGCAATGGGCGCCGCCTTCCTCCGGGAGCTGGGCTGGGAACAGGAGGGCCCCCCGGTGGTGGGCTACCTGGGGCGCTTCGTGACGGAGAAGGGCGTCGAGCTGCTGCGGAATGCGCTGGAGCGCCTGCAGACGCCGTGGCGGGCGCTCTTCGTCGGAGGCGGACCGATGGAGGCGAGCCTGCGAGCCTGGGGCGAGCGCCAGGGCGGCCGGGTGCGCGTCGTCACCGGCGTGCCGCATGCCCGGGTGCCGCAGGCGCTCAACGCGATGGATGTGCTGTGCGCGCCCAGCCAGACGATTCCCCGGTGGAAGGAGCAATTCGGCCGGATGCTGGCGGAGGGCTTCGCGTGCGGCGTGCCCGTGCTGGGCAGTGACTCCGGCGAGATTCCCCACACCATGGGGGATGCGGGGCGGGTGCTGCCCGAGGCGGACGTGGCGGCCTGGACGGCGGCCCTGGCCGAGCTGTTGGAGAGCCCGGAGAAGCGCCGGGAGCTCTCCGCCCGGGGGCGGGAGCGCGCCACCACCCGCTTCGCCTGGAGCGCGGTGGCCCGCGAGCACCTCGACTTCTTCGAGTCCGTCCTCGGCTGA
- a CDS encoding glycosyltransferase family 4 protein: MRILFLNPVGILGGAERALLDLLACLRRLDPGLSLFLLVGTPGPLLDEARALGVEARLLPLPEQLSTLGDSGLRNQGPRALWGFARRLAPAPALLSTYLRALRREVQALRPHLIHSNGIKTHLLSPATVGLPVARVWHIHDFVGERPLVRRALRGLRPLATAAIANSQAVGEDAREVLGGVPVQVVYNGVDVERFTPGPGDGARLDGLAGLPPAAEGTLRIGLVATYARWKGHDVFLQAAAGLVRACPTVPLRFYLVGAPLYRTQDSQFSEAELRGFVKALGLEGQVGLVPFQQDPVAVYRALDIFVHASTRREPFGLTIAEAMACGRPTVLSRASGAAEQITEGVDALSVPPGEPATLTTALRGLVEDAGRREHLGRSARQVAVARFSRERYAQQILSLYRSLPAVQGTP, translated from the coding sequence TTGCGCATCCTCTTCCTCAATCCCGTAGGCATTCTCGGCGGTGCCGAGCGCGCGCTGCTCGACCTGCTGGCCTGCCTGCGAAGGCTCGACCCCGGCCTGTCCCTGTTCTTGCTGGTGGGGACCCCTGGCCCCCTGCTGGACGAAGCCCGGGCACTCGGGGTGGAGGCACGGCTGCTGCCCCTGCCCGAGCAGCTCTCCACGCTGGGAGACAGTGGCCTGCGAAACCAGGGCCCCCGGGCACTGTGGGGCTTTGCCCGCAGGCTGGCGCCGGCCCCGGCCTTGCTCTCCACGTACCTGCGCGCGCTGCGCCGCGAAGTCCAGGCGCTGCGGCCCCACCTCATCCACTCGAATGGCATCAAGACGCACCTGCTGAGCCCGGCCACCGTGGGGCTGCCGGTGGCGCGCGTGTGGCACATTCATGACTTCGTGGGCGAGCGCCCCCTGGTGCGCCGGGCCCTGCGGGGCTTGAGGCCCCTGGCGACGGCGGCCATCGCCAACTCCCAGGCGGTGGGCGAGGACGCGCGGGAGGTGCTCGGAGGGGTGCCCGTGCAGGTCGTCTACAACGGCGTGGACGTGGAGCGCTTCACGCCGGGCCCGGGGGATGGGGCGCGGCTGGATGGGCTCGCGGGGCTGCCACCCGCGGCCGAGGGCACCCTGCGCATCGGCCTGGTGGCCACCTACGCGCGCTGGAAGGGACATGACGTCTTCCTCCAGGCCGCGGCCGGGCTGGTGCGCGCGTGCCCCACGGTGCCCCTGCGCTTCTACCTGGTGGGCGCGCCGCTCTACCGCACCCAGGACTCGCAGTTCTCCGAGGCGGAGCTGCGGGGCTTCGTGAAGGCGCTGGGCCTGGAGGGACAGGTGGGGCTGGTGCCGTTTCAGCAGGACCCCGTGGCCGTCTACCGGGCGCTGGACATCTTCGTGCACGCGAGCACCCGGCGCGAGCCGTTCGGGCTCACCATCGCCGAGGCGATGGCGTGTGGGCGGCCCACCGTGCTCTCCCGGGCCAGCGGGGCCGCGGAGCAAATCACCGAGGGCGTGGATGCCCTGAGCGTGCCCCCGGGCGAGCCCGCCACGCTCACCACCGCGCTGCGCGGCCTGGTGGAGGACGCGGGCCGCCGGGAGCACCTGGGCCGCTCGGCCCGGCAGGTGGCGGTGGCCCGCTTCTCCCGGGAGCGCTACGCGCAGCAAATCTTGTCGCTCTACCGTTCTCTCCCCGCAGTCCAGGGCACCCCGTGA
- a CDS encoding prepilin-type N-terminal cleavage/methylation domain-containing protein yields MRFQARARQSEVSTQLKSLFTAMRTQQRKPDDNIHGTGFSPDRGNRYSYHLENGCSTYEERSTVDTVRHAKDTCIGADASRFKGFPAFFEVVSVANPNWDEQGTAHGMGAEAGVYGEKGSWDFIAYGVGDVDDQVEDAADTWLISSADGLLETVCPESLGVPESVSAGEPFNVSNDVNCP; encoded by the coding sequence ATGCGCTTCCAGGCGCGGGCGCGGCAGTCCGAGGTGAGCACCCAGCTCAAGAGCCTGTTCACCGCCATGCGCACCCAGCAGCGCAAGCCGGATGACAACATCCACGGCACGGGCTTCTCGCCGGATCGCGGCAACCGCTACAGCTACCACCTGGAGAACGGGTGCTCCACCTACGAGGAGCGCTCCACGGTCGACACCGTCCGCCATGCCAAGGACACGTGCATTGGCGCGGACGCCTCCCGGTTCAAAGGCTTCCCGGCCTTCTTCGAGGTGGTGTCCGTGGCGAACCCCAACTGGGACGAGCAGGGCACCGCCCACGGCATGGGCGCCGAGGCGGGGGTTTACGGAGAGAAGGGCAGCTGGGACTTCATCGCGTACGGCGTGGGAGATGTGGACGACCAGGTCGAGGATGCCGCCGACACCTGGCTCATCTCCTCGGCGGATGGGCTCCTCGAGACGGTCTGCCCGGAGTCCTTGGGCGTGCCGGAGAGTGTCTCCGCCGGCGAGCCCTTCAACGTCAGCAACGACGTCAACTGCCCGTAG
- a CDS encoding glycosyltransferase family 4 protein, producing MSMASPLKLALLMDPREEGWPSMDLVGEALLEGLSARPQEVAVTGVRPSLHRVVRHLPKVGSRNAAFNADRLLTRFGAYPLRALLARSRYEAFHVVDHTYAQLVHALPAGRTGVYCHDIDAFRSVLEPAREPRPAWFRGMARVTLRGLERAAIVFHSTQAVRTQLLAHGVVDAERLVWAPYGVSPEYRPEPSPGDASEAILAPLGGRPFLLHVSSAIPRKRLDVLFDVFAALRARHPELRLVQQGGALTPAQREQVARLGIGDALLQPPKVDRATLAGMYRRAWAVLVPSEAEGFGLPVIEALACGARVIASGLDVLKEVGGEACTYCPVAQVDAWVETLDALLSERQQSPSREARLARASRFTWEAHARTVLEAYLHLLRPGFSKRETKDGTR from the coding sequence ATGAGCATGGCGTCACCACTGAAGCTCGCGCTGCTGATGGACCCGCGCGAGGAGGGTTGGCCGAGCATGGACCTCGTGGGGGAGGCCCTGCTGGAGGGGCTGTCCGCGCGGCCTCAGGAAGTGGCCGTGACGGGCGTGCGCCCCTCCCTGCACCGGGTGGTGCGCCACCTGCCGAAGGTGGGAAGCCGCAACGCGGCCTTCAACGCGGACCGGCTCCTCACGCGCTTCGGGGCCTACCCGCTGCGCGCGCTCCTGGCCCGGAGCCGGTACGAGGCCTTCCACGTGGTGGACCACACCTACGCGCAGCTCGTCCACGCCCTGCCGGCGGGGCGGACGGGCGTCTACTGCCACGACATCGACGCCTTCCGCTCCGTGCTGGAGCCCGCCCGCGAGCCCCGCCCCGCCTGGTTCCGTGGGATGGCCCGCGTCACGCTGCGGGGCCTGGAGCGCGCGGCCATCGTGTTCCACAGCACCCAGGCGGTGCGCACCCAGCTCCTGGCGCACGGGGTGGTGGACGCGGAGCGGCTCGTCTGGGCGCCGTATGGTGTCTCCCCCGAGTACCGCCCGGAGCCTTCTCCCGGGGATGCCAGCGAAGCGATCCTCGCGCCGCTGGGCGGCAGGCCCTTCCTGCTGCACGTGAGCAGCGCCATCCCCCGCAAGCGCCTGGACGTGCTCTTCGACGTGTTCGCCGCGCTGCGGGCCCGCCACCCCGAGCTGCGGCTCGTCCAGCAGGGCGGGGCCCTCACCCCGGCCCAGCGGGAGCAGGTGGCCCGGCTGGGCATCGGCGATGCGCTCCTTCAGCCCCCCAAGGTGGACCGGGCGACGCTGGCGGGCATGTACCGCCGGGCCTGGGCGGTGCTCGTCCCCAGCGAGGCGGAGGGCTTCGGCCTGCCCGTCATCGAGGCGCTCGCCTGCGGCGCGCGGGTCATCGCCAGCGGCCTGGACGTGCTGAAGGAAGTGGGCGGCGAGGCCTGCACCTACTGCCCCGTGGCCCAGGTGGACGCCTGGGTGGAGACGCTGGACGCGCTGCTCTCGGAGCGGCAGCAGTCCCCCTCCCGCGAGGCCCGCCTGGCCCGCGCGAGCCGCTTCACCTGGGAGGCGCACGCCCGCACGGTGCTGGAGGCCTACCTTCACCTGCTCCGCCCGGGATTCTCGAAGCGTGAGACAAAAGACGGCACCCGCTGA
- a CDS encoding glycosyltransferase family 4 protein, translating to MAHSSSPPVSWHLLTGEYPPQPGGVSDYTRLVAHALARAGERVHVWAPGAREERTEDGVQVHREPGLFTPMGLARLTWALERLPRPRRLLLQYVPHAFGMKAMNVPFCAWFAARRNDERWVFFHEVVYPWSPQAPLRHQVLAGTTRVMALMVAGSATRTFVSIPAWKEHLPEEVRARAEWRPVPSTLATEASPEAVSRLRAELGPGPWLGHFGTYGKATAEPLEQVLVPLLHAGPERRALLLGRGSRAYAAGLEQRHPELAGRVVFRDSLSPEEVAVAMKASDVLVQPYPDGVSARRTTAMAGLALGVPLVTNTGHLTEPVWRGLGALALAEGTHPAPLIALTERLLSHPKERDALGARAAEVYRERFSLERTVDALLSPAPAEGPATP from the coding sequence ATGGCGCACTCCTCTTCCCCCCCTGTTTCCTGGCACCTGCTCACGGGGGAGTATCCCCCCCAGCCCGGCGGCGTCAGTGACTACACCCGGCTCGTCGCCCACGCCCTGGCGCGGGCCGGCGAGCGCGTCCACGTCTGGGCCCCAGGGGCGCGGGAGGAGCGGACGGAGGACGGCGTCCAGGTCCACCGCGAGCCCGGCCTCTTCACCCCCATGGGCCTGGCGAGGCTGACGTGGGCGCTCGAGCGGCTGCCCCGCCCCCGGCGGTTGCTGCTTCAGTACGTGCCGCACGCCTTCGGGATGAAGGCGATGAACGTGCCGTTCTGCGCCTGGTTCGCCGCGCGTCGGAACGACGAGCGCTGGGTCTTCTTTCATGAGGTGGTGTACCCGTGGAGCCCCCAGGCACCGCTGCGGCACCAGGTTCTGGCGGGCACCACCCGGGTGATGGCGCTGATGGTGGCCGGAAGCGCGACGCGGACGTTCGTCTCCATCCCCGCCTGGAAGGAGCACCTGCCGGAGGAGGTCCGTGCACGCGCCGAGTGGCGCCCCGTGCCCAGCACCCTGGCCACCGAGGCCTCCCCGGAGGCCGTCTCCCGGCTGCGCGCGGAGCTGGGGCCTGGCCCCTGGCTGGGCCACTTCGGAACGTATGGGAAGGCCACGGCGGAGCCGCTGGAGCAGGTGCTCGTGCCGCTCTTGCACGCGGGCCCGGAGCGGCGGGCCCTGCTACTCGGCCGGGGCAGCCGGGCCTACGCCGCGGGGCTGGAGCAGCGCCACCCGGAGCTGGCGGGCCGGGTGGTCTTCCGCGACTCGCTCTCCCCGGAGGAGGTGGCCGTGGCCATGAAGGCCAGCGACGTGCTCGTGCAGCCCTACCCGGACGGGGTGAGCGCCCGGCGGACGACGGCCATGGCGGGGCTGGCGCTGGGCGTGCCGCTGGTGACGAACACCGGCCACCTCACCGAGCCGGTGTGGCGCGGCCTGGGGGCCCTCGCGCTGGCGGAAGGCACCCACCCGGCCCCCTTGATCGCGCTCACCGAGCGGCTGCTGTCACACCCCAAGGAGCGGGACGCCCTGGGCGCCCGCGCGGCGGAAGTCTACCGGGAGCGCTTCTCGCTGGAGCGCACGGTGGATGCGCTGTTGAGCCCCGCTCCCGCGGAAGGACCCGCCACTCCATGA